The Brevibacillus brevis genome contains a region encoding:
- a CDS encoding GTP-binding protein yields MKRLTIGLFAHVDAGKTTFAEQLLYHTNSIRSRGRVDHQDAFLDSHDIERKRGITVFADQAVMHHKGDVYYLIDTPGHVDFSSEMERALGVMDYAIVIVSAVEGVQGHTETVWQLLRKHRIPTFFFINKTDRIGADASRTEEEIRSQLTGDVCCIRDNFANGIVSEGLREMMTERNDSLLEAFLEERDDQEFWLGALQEMIRDGRLFPCACGSALQDDGVAEFLNQLSLLTTASYDETAPFGGRIYKIRHAANGLRLTFVKALSGKLKVRELLSYESGGLRYEEKITQILLFNGRKSHAVEQVAAGDLFAVVGLSEAEAGQGVGLYSDKFAYETEPTLQSKVQFDGSLHVQQVLAAFRILNAEDPSLNVVWEESLQEIHIRVMGLIQLEVLEQVVKERFGFVVSFGQPEILYKETIQFAVTGYGHFEPLRHYAEVHLLLEPGERGSGIHFTSVCHPDELSFNYQNLVRSHLYEREHHGLLTGMPVTDMKITLLRGRAHNEHTAGGDFREATFRALRQGLEKAENMLLEPYYDFKIKVGMNEMGRVLSDIQRASGSFEPPQMSDTHAFITGRVPVATFMNYSTEFASFTHGRGSIRCVFGGYDRCHNAEEVIERKRYEKDADPLYTSSSIFCAKGAGYSVPWDEAEAKMHLL; encoded by the coding sequence ATGAAGCGTCTTACGATCGGCTTGTTTGCCCATGTGGATGCGGGCAAGACTACTTTCGCCGAACAGTTGCTATACCATACGAACAGCATCCGGTCGCGGGGCCGGGTGGATCATCAAGATGCCTTTTTGGACAGCCACGATATCGAGAGGAAAAGAGGCATTACCGTATTCGCCGATCAGGCGGTTATGCACCATAAGGGCGATGTTTATTATTTGATCGACACCCCTGGACACGTCGATTTTTCTTCCGAGATGGAGCGGGCGCTCGGAGTAATGGATTACGCTATCGTGATTGTCAGTGCGGTAGAAGGTGTTCAGGGTCATACCGAAACAGTCTGGCAGTTGTTGCGCAAACATCGGATACCGACATTTTTCTTCATCAATAAAACAGATCGGATCGGCGCGGATGCTAGCAGGACGGAAGAGGAGATACGCAGTCAGTTGACTGGGGATGTCTGTTGCATCAGGGACAATTTCGCTAACGGTATTGTCAGCGAAGGACTACGGGAAATGATGACAGAGCGGAACGACTCACTGCTGGAAGCATTTTTAGAGGAAAGGGACGATCAAGAATTCTGGCTGGGTGCCTTGCAGGAGATGATACGAGATGGGCGTCTTTTCCCCTGCGCCTGCGGCTCGGCACTACAGGATGATGGCGTGGCAGAATTCCTGAATCAACTATCTTTGTTGACGACTGCGTCTTATGACGAGACGGCTCCGTTCGGGGGGCGCATTTATAAAATTCGACACGCAGCAAACGGGTTGAGGCTTACGTTCGTCAAAGCGCTAAGCGGCAAGCTGAAGGTACGGGAGCTGCTTAGCTATGAGAGCGGCGGACTTCGATACGAAGAGAAGATTACACAAATCTTACTGTTTAATGGTAGAAAATCACACGCGGTTGAACAAGTAGCTGCCGGCGATTTGTTCGCGGTCGTCGGCTTGTCCGAAGCCGAAGCTGGACAAGGGGTGGGGCTCTACTCAGACAAGTTTGCTTATGAGACTGAGCCGACACTACAGTCCAAAGTACAGTTTGACGGTTCGCTTCACGTGCAGCAAGTGCTCGCTGCGTTTCGCATTCTGAATGCGGAGGACCCGTCTCTGAATGTGGTTTGGGAAGAGAGTTTGCAAGAGATTCACATTCGCGTCATGGGTCTGATCCAATTAGAAGTGCTGGAGCAGGTTGTGAAGGAACGCTTCGGTTTCGTTGTCTCTTTCGGCCAACCGGAAATCTTGTATAAAGAAACGATACAGTTTGCTGTGACGGGGTATGGGCACTTCGAGCCGCTCAGGCATTACGCGGAAGTGCACCTCCTGCTTGAACCGGGAGAGCGAGGCAGCGGAATCCACTTTACTAGCGTATGTCATCCTGATGAACTGAGTTTTAACTACCAGAATCTGGTTCGGTCTCATCTCTACGAACGGGAGCATCATGGGCTATTGACAGGCATGCCGGTCACCGACATGAAAATTACGCTCCTAAGAGGCCGTGCGCATAACGAACATACTGCTGGGGGCGACTTTCGTGAGGCCACCTTCCGCGCGCTGCGGCAGGGACTGGAGAAAGCGGAGAATATGCTGTTAGAACCATACTATGACTTCAAAATAAAGGTGGGAATGAACGAGATGGGGAGGGTACTTTCGGATATTCAGCGCGCCTCAGGTTCGTTCGAGCCACCGCAGATGTCGGATACGCATGCGTTCATTACGGGAAGGGTGCCCGTGGCAACATTCATGAATTACAGCACCGAATTCGCTTCCTTCACGCATGGACGAGGCAGCATCCGCTGTGTATTTGGCGGATACGATCGCTGCCATAACGCGGAGGAAGTGATAGAAAGGAAACGCTATGAAAAGGATGCAGATCCGCTTTATACATCCTCCTCGATCTTTTGCGCCAAGGGGGCAGGCTACTCGGTGCCGTGGGACGAGGCAGAAGCCAAGATGCATCTGCTCTGA
- a CDS encoding DHHW family protein → MTRYDKRTRAVTGLLFLLFIVMVAVLNILTPDQTFSESENRVLERRPPFSLRSLLAGKFTSDYETYITDQFAFRDVWIGLKTDADRVMGKKDSNGVYLGKDGYLIQHFSSPLETEVNDRVQAIQSIHQTTPDLRKYIMLVPTAAALLRDKLPAYAPMGDEHAALNLVRQSLPSGIRFVDVYPALYAGREEAIFYKTDHHWTSKGAYYAYRVLCKQMGIVPKDEAAFNIRQVTDAFYGSLYSKSGFRHLQPDRIDLYLPKEESKKKLEYVDEGRTADSLYQMDNLAKKDKYAVFLNGNHALVRITTDHPDGKKLLVVKDSYANSLIPFLSEHFAEIDVVDLRYYEESVTKLIQDRQFHEMLFLYNVKTFFEDTSILNIME, encoded by the coding sequence TTGACCAGATATGACAAACGGACACGAGCCGTGACGGGCTTGTTGTTCTTGCTATTTATCGTCATGGTGGCCGTTTTGAACATACTGACCCCTGATCAGACATTCTCGGAATCGGAAAACAGGGTGCTCGAGAGGAGACCGCCTTTTTCACTGCGATCACTGCTGGCGGGGAAGTTCACTTCTGATTACGAGACCTATATCACCGATCAATTTGCTTTCCGGGACGTTTGGATCGGGCTAAAAACGGATGCGGATCGTGTTATGGGTAAAAAGGACAGCAACGGTGTTTATCTGGGCAAAGATGGGTACCTGATTCAACATTTCTCATCGCCGCTGGAAACAGAGGTGAATGACAGAGTTCAGGCCATCCAGTCGATTCACCAGACAACGCCCGACCTTCGCAAGTACATCATGCTGGTACCGACCGCCGCCGCGTTGCTTCGGGATAAACTGCCAGCCTACGCACCAATGGGCGACGAACATGCAGCGCTGAATCTAGTTCGGCAATCGCTCCCGTCTGGTATTCGCTTCGTTGATGTCTATCCCGCGCTGTATGCCGGACGCGAAGAAGCCATTTTTTATAAAACGGATCATCATTGGACGAGCAAAGGCGCTTATTATGCTTATCGGGTGTTGTGCAAGCAGATGGGGATTGTTCCAAAAGACGAAGCTGCGTTCAACATCCGGCAGGTGACGGACGCCTTCTACGGATCGCTCTATTCGAAAAGCGGCTTCCGTCATCTGCAGCCTGATCGTATCGATCTTTATCTGCCGAAAGAGGAAAGCAAAAAGAAGCTGGAGTACGTGGACGAAGGCCGTACCGCGGATTCCTTGTACCAGATGGACAATTTGGCCAAAAAGGATAAGTATGCGGTATTCCTGAACGGCAACCATGCACTGGTCCGAATCACAACGGACCATCCGGACGGGAAGAAGCTGCTGGTAGTGAAAGATTCGTACGCCAATAGCCTGATTCCCTTTTTGTCCGAACACTTCGCTGAGATTGATGTCGTTGACCTTCGCTATTATGAGGAATCCGTAACAAAACTCATACAAGATCGGCAGTTTCATGAGATGCTATTCCTTTACAACGTCAAAACGTTTTTTGAAGACACCTCTATTCTGAACATCATGGAGTGA
- a CDS encoding Crp/Fnr family transcriptional regulator yields the protein MACLRYQWTPYLMYGKKIEMGKHTTIYHQGDVGTGFYYLDKGSVKITLLSENGHERSIDYIPTGGLFGEHGAYNGTYLTSAITTAPSVIYFFSDEVLSRVCQDHPQSAVIFTNSQIYKLRLLAEIIAFTDSPIELAMANYLLKLIAVYGNNHIPIDQLSFARYIDTSRITVNKTLQKWRQQGLIELSERSAIRVVDVEGLRGIYSRLQCK from the coding sequence ATGGCCTGTCTCCGCTATCAGTGGACCCCGTACCTGATGTATGGCAAGAAGATCGAAATGGGAAAACATACAACGATCTACCATCAAGGCGATGTGGGAACTGGATTTTATTATCTAGACAAAGGGAGCGTAAAGATCACTCTCTTATCTGAGAACGGGCATGAGCGGTCTATCGATTACATTCCCACAGGTGGGTTGTTCGGGGAGCACGGCGCCTATAACGGCACATACCTGACGTCAGCCATAACTACTGCTCCTTCTGTCATTTACTTTTTCTCCGACGAGGTCTTATCGCGCGTATGCCAAGACCACCCACAGTCGGCAGTGATCTTCACCAATTCACAAATCTATAAACTCCGTCTCCTGGCTGAAATCATCGCGTTTACTGATAGTCCAATTGAGCTTGCGATGGCTAATTATCTGCTTAAACTGATAGCTGTGTACGGAAATAATCATATCCCTATCGATCAGTTGTCTTTTGCCCGCTATATTGATACGTCTCGCATTACGGTGAACAAGACTTTGCAGAAATGGCGACAGCAAGGCTTGATAGAGCTATCTGAGCGTAGTGCCATTCGAGTTGTGGATGTAGAGGGATTGCGTGGGATTTATTCTCGCCTCCAATGTAAATAG
- a CDS encoding Crp/Fnr family transcriptional regulator, translating to MVSPFETDLKWETLLEYGTRQFVKGKTAIYKQETMGEGFYYLHKGLVKIVTSTFKGKDRLVNIVVPGQIMGLQTMDQQPHFTTAIAVKNAVVYHFSCLQFLEMLKARPELLSLFTQTINQKMRILLTAINMKALTSEEQIARLLLNICEDFKNHEVPLTQQELAECAGLTRITVYKILKVWKEHGIIEIKNRSFVVKRPDMLKPPQLTAHTARTV from the coding sequence ATGGTATCCCCTTTTGAAACGGATTTGAAATGGGAAACCCTTTTAGAATACGGCACCCGTCAATTTGTGAAAGGAAAAACAGCAATCTATAAGCAAGAGACGATGGGAGAAGGTTTTTATTACCTTCATAAGGGATTAGTCAAGATTGTGACCTCTACCTTCAAGGGGAAAGATCGCCTGGTGAACATCGTAGTCCCTGGTCAAATCATGGGACTTCAAACGATGGATCAACAACCTCATTTCACCACGGCTATTGCTGTAAAGAATGCAGTCGTCTACCATTTCTCCTGTTTGCAATTCCTCGAAATGCTGAAAGCACGCCCTGAACTCTTGTCTCTTTTCACCCAAACAATCAATCAAAAAATGCGGATTCTTCTAACCGCCATCAACATGAAGGCATTGACTTCAGAAGAGCAAATCGCTCGCCTCCTGCTCAACATTTGCGAAGACTTCAAAAACCACGAGGTTCCCCTCACGCAACAAGAGCTTGCGGAATGTGCTGGCCTCACCCGTATCACTGTCTACAAGATCCTGAAGGTATGGAAGGAACATGGCATCATTGAAATCAAAAACCGATCCTTTGTCGTCAAACGCCCAGATATGCTGAAGCCCCCACAACTCACGGCACACACTGCTCGCACAGTGTAA
- a CDS encoding DUF4358 domain-containing protein: MKRFLSVLLMVAIGMGMLAGCSSDVGTSEELSAAEVGEKIQQTVSFQNMKQGDLEKLQKLYQIEAGKVEDFILYTASSNVKAEELAVIKVKDASDTENVIQNIQQRIEAQTIKLKDYRPEEYFLIEKHVLKTKGQFVLFAVSKEVDQIESVFDEAMK, translated from the coding sequence ATGAAGCGATTTTTGTCTGTACTGCTTATGGTTGCTATCGGAATGGGAATGTTGGCCGGATGCTCCAGTGACGTCGGAACTTCCGAAGAACTTTCGGCCGCAGAAGTAGGAGAAAAAATTCAACAAACGGTAAGTTTTCAGAATATGAAGCAAGGGGATCTGGAGAAGCTGCAAAAGTTGTATCAGATCGAGGCAGGAAAAGTGGAGGATTTCATCCTGTACACGGCTTCATCCAATGTGAAAGCGGAAGAACTGGCTGTTATCAAAGTCAAAGATGCGAGCGACACCGAAAATGTAATACAGAACATACAACAACGAATCGAGGCACAAACAATCAAATTGAAAGACTATCGCCCAGAGGAGTATTTTCTCATCGAAAAGCATGTTTTGAAGACGAAAGGGCAGTTTGTTTTATTCGCGGTGTCGAAAGAGGTTGATCAAATAGAATCTGTGTTTGACGAAGCTATGAAGTAA